One region of Brassica napus cultivar Da-Ae chromosome A10, Da-Ae, whole genome shotgun sequence genomic DNA includes:
- the LOC111201366 gene encoding gamma-secretase subunit APH1-like — MWRPFLPLNTNVWWPYALLVLSSVCFQEALRFLFWTLYMRLDDVLDSFADRISRPRLFLTDKLQIALAGGLSHGVAHAVFFCLSLLTPAFGPATFYVDICSKVPFFLVSATIALAFVTIHTFSMVIAFEGYAKGNKVDQVIVPVIHLSAGMLTLVNFASEGCVIGVPLLYLVASLTLLHCGKMVWKRLIESRNQSGPTLR, encoded by the exons ATGTGGAGGCCTTTCCTTCCTCTGAACACCAATGTGTGGTGGCCTTATGCTTTACTTGTTCTCTCCTCTGTTTGCTTCCAGGAAGCTCTTCGCTTTCTTTTCTGGACGCTTTACAT GAGGCTTGATGATGTCTTGGATTCCTTTGCGGATCGGATCTCAAGGCCCCGCTTGTTTCTCACTGATAAACTTCAGATTGCTCTTG CTGGTGGTTTAAGTCATGGTGTGGCTCATGCTGTCTTCTTTTGTTTGAGCCTCTTAACTCCCGCATTTGGTCCAGCCACATTCTATGTCGACATATGTTCGAAGGTCCCATTCTTTCTCGTCTCTG CAACCATTGCTCTTGCATTTGTCACGATCCACACATTCTCGATGGTCATTGCTTTCGAAGGGTATGCAAAAGGGAACAAAGTAGATCAAGTTATAGTTCCAGTCATACACCTTTCTGCTGGAATGTTG ACATTGGTGAATTTTGCATCGGAAGGCTGTGTGATCGGTGTTCCTCTTCTTTACCTTGTGGCATCATTGACTCTTCTGCATTGTGGAAAGATGGTTTGGAAAAGGCTGATCGAAAGCCGGAACCAAAGTGGCCCGACCTTACGGTGA
- the LOC106369495 gene encoding putative F-box/kelch-repeat protein At3g24610 — protein sequence MPSSVSLTPDRVYRWDWRESHIESVAGVVDGKVYIFGGCDDRNSSKWGEVFDPKKQTWDALPMPPPYYSLPTMCESIAIEDEKVVSMNGALTCISYIPSESKWKIGNQETSELNRCWHLIENVVYCCELGGRILWREAHEWEEWREVMGLESLRETLAASKLVNYAGRLGDLWESNKPLMLAQGLEITELDEKLPGHKLSNSGNNNMLIFWA from the exons ATGCCTTCTTCTGTTTCTCTCACACCAGATCGTGTGTATCGATGGGATTGGCGGGAGAGCCACATCGAGT CTGTGGCTGGTGTGGTGGACGGGAAGGTATATATATTCGGAGGGTGTGATGACCGTAACTCCAGCAAGTGGGGAGAAGTTTTCGACCCAAAGAAGCAGACTTGGGATGCCCTCCCCATGCCCCCGCCTTATTATAGTCTTCCCACAATGTGCGAAAGCATAGCGATAGAGGATGAGAAGGTGGTATCTATGAATGGCGCATTGACATGTATTTCCTACATACCAAGTGAAAGCAAATGGAAAATAGGGAATCAGGAAACCTCCGAACTTAATAGGTGTTGGCATTTGATAGAGAATGTGGTGTATTGCTGTGAATTAGGTGGGCGGATATTGTGGCGTGAGGCACATGAATGGGAGGAGTGGAGAGAGGTGATGGGCTTGGAGTCTCTCAGGGAAACTCTCGCTGCCTCCAAGCTCGTCAACTATGCTGGACGGTTGGGGGATCTCTGGGAGTCCAACAAACCGCTGATGCTAGCGCAGGGATTAGAGATAACAGAACTCGATGAAAAACTTCCCGGCCACAAACTGAGCAACTCTGGTAACAACAACATGTTGATCTTCTGGGCTTGA
- the LOC106371168 gene encoding polygalacturonase: MYLIVPVDSNNEPFMHYIYTHASNPKSKHKLKLTQLTMTKSQITVAILFTLLTFIDVSTSSSNVFNVVSFGAKPDGVTDSTAAFLKAWQAACVAAYSATVMVPAGTFLVKGITFTGPCKSKLKFQVAGTVVAPADYWAFGNSGYWILFNRVSKMSLVGGTFDARASGFWACRKSGQNCPPGVRSITFNAAKDVVISGVKSMNSQMSHMTLKGCTNVAVRNIKLVAPGNSPNTDGFGVQSSTGITLTGSTVQTGDDCVSIGPGTRNFLISKLNCGPGHGVSIGSLAKTLNEDGVENVTVSNSVFTGTTNGVRIKSWARASTGFVNKVFFQNLIMKNVQNPIIIDQNYCPTHQGCPTEHSGVKISQVTYRNIQGTSATQQAMNLACSKTNPCTGITLQDIKLTYNKGTPATSYCFNAAGTNLGVIQPTSCLNK, encoded by the exons ATGTACTTAATCGTACCCGTAGACTCCAATAACGAGCCATTCATGCACTATATATACACTCATGCATCAAACCCCAAATCAAAACACAAACTCAAACTCACACAACTAACAATGACGAAATCACAAATTACAGTAGCAATTCTCTTCACCCTCCTCACCTTCATCGATGTCTCAACCAGCTCCTCCAACGTATTCAACGTCGTTAGCTTCGGGGCCAAACCTGACGGAGTCACGGACTCGACGGCAGCATTCCTCAAGGCATGGCAAGCGGCTTGTGTCGCGGCATATTCAGCCACTGTGATGGTTCCGGCTGGTACGTTTCTAGTGAAGGGGATAACGTTTACAGGGCCATGCAAGAGCAAACTCAAGTTTCAAGTAGCCGGAACCGTGGTTGCTCCGGCAGATTACTGGGCATTTGGAAACTCCGGCTACTGGATTCTCTTCAACAGGGTTAGCAAAATGTCACTTGTCGGTGGGACTTTCGACGCCCGAGCTAGTGGGTTCTGGGCTTGCCGGAAATCTGGTCAGAATTGTCCTCCCGGTGTTAGG TCCATAACGTTCAACGCGGCAAAAGACGTGGTCATAAGTGGAGTGAAATCGATGAACAGTCAGATGTCCCATATGACCCTCAAAGGTTGCACCAATGTGGCCGTCCGTAACATCAAGCTAGTCGCTCCCGGAAACAGCCCAAACACCGACGGTTTTGGCGTTCAATCCTCCACAGGAATCACACTCACCGGAAGCACAGTTCAGACCGGAGACGATTGTGTTTCTATCGGCCCTGGCACCCGCAACTTCCTCATCTCCAAACTTAATTGTGGCCCAGGTCATGGGGTTAG CATTGGGAGCTTGGCAAAGACATTGAACGAAGATGGAGTAGAAAACGTGACAGTATCGAATTCCGTATTCACCGGGACAACAAACGGCGTAAGGATAAAGTCGTGGGCGAGGGCGAGTACTGGATTCGTTAATAAAGTCTTCTTCCAAAACCTAATCATGAAGAACGTCCAAAACCCTATCATAATCGACCAAAACTATTGTCCTACCCACCAAGGTTGCCCTACCGAG CATTCAGGGGTAAAGATTAGCCAAGTGACGTATAGGAACATACAAGGAACGTCCGCGACACAGCAAGCGATGAATCTGGCATGCAGCAAGACCAATCCATGCACTGGAATCACATTACAAGACATTAAGCTTACTTACAACAAAGGAACTCCTGCTACTTCCTACTGTTTTAATGCTGCTGGAACTAATCTCGGTGTTATTCAGCCTACGAGTTGTCTAAACAAATAA
- the LOC106369496 gene encoding putative F-box/kelch-repeat protein At3g24610, which yields MGVARYSAVAGVVDGKVYIFGGCDDRNSSKWGEVFDPKKQTWDALPMPPPYYSLPTMCESIAIEDEKVVSMNGALTCISYIPSESKWKIGNQETSELNRCWHLIENVVYCCELGGRILWREAHEWEEWREVMGLESLRETLAASKLVNYAGRLGDLWESNKPLMLAQGLEITELDEKLPGHKLSNSGNNNMLIFWA from the coding sequence ATGGGGGTGGCTCGATATTCAGCTGTGGCTGGTGTGGTGGACGGGAAGGTATATATATTCGGAGGGTGTGATGACCGTAACTCCAGCAAGTGGGGAGAAGTTTTCGACCCAAAGAAGCAGACTTGGGATGCCCTCCCCATGCCCCCGCCTTATTATAGTCTTCCCACAATGTGCGAAAGCATAGCGATAGAGGATGAGAAGGTGGTATCTATGAATGGCGCATTGACATGTATTTCCTACATACCAAGTGAAAGCAAATGGAAAATAGGGAATCAGGAAACCTCCGAACTTAATAGGTGTTGGCATTTGATAGAGAATGTGGTGTATTGCTGTGAATTAGGTGGGCGGATATTGTGGCGTGAGGCACATGAATGGGAGGAGTGGAGAGAGGTGATGGGCTTGGAGTCTCTCAGGGAAACTCTCGCTGCCTCCAAGCTCGTCAACTATGCTGGACGGTTGGGGGATCTCTGGGAGTCCAACAAACCGCTGATGCTAGCGCAGGGATTAGAGATAACAGAACTCGATGAAAAACTTCCCGGCCACAAACTGAGCAACTCTGGTAACAACAACATGTTGATCTTCTGGGCTTGA